CCATGTGTGTTTTCCGTTAATTGAAATACTAATTATAATTCTAGCGTACTAAAAATTATATCTTCTCACTAAAAACCTTGTAGTTTTGCAGGCGCAACCCCTGACATCTACTACACAACCATCTCTGAATGGCGAACAAAGTTAAACCGAAATCAACTGAAGTCAATACGAGTGTAATGTATCCGACAGAAAACTGGCCACAAGACACCTAGTAAACGCCTGTTCACTAACTAAATATCTATACCTGACATACATCCGATACAATCAGCGGACAATCTATTTACTTGTTTTTAAATCATTTCTTTAGTTATGTCTATTCACGAAAATATCGCAGCTATTGAGAAACAACTCCAGCACACTCACTGTCAACTGATCGCAGTGACCAAGACCAAACCTGTTGAGATGCTAAAAGAAGCATATGATGCAGGCTGCAAACAATTTGGCGAAAACAGAGTGCAGGAAATGCAGGAGAAACAACCTCTTTTACCTTCTGATATTCAATGGCACCTGATTGGACATCTTCAAACCAATAAGGTCAAATATATTGCACCATTTGTAGCACTCATACATTCTGTGGATAGTCTGAAGCTTCTGGAAGAAATAGATAAGCAAGCTGCCAAAAACAATCGTACAATTAACTGCTTGTTGCAACTATTTATAGCACAGGAAGAAACGAAATTCGGGCTTTCCTTTGAGGAAGCCGAAGAGCTGATCTCATCTGGATCTATTGAAAGTCTCAAACACACACAAATTGTAGGTTTGATGGGAATGGCAACATTTACAGAAGATCAAAATCAGATACGTCAGGAATTTCGTAGTCTAAAGCAGTTTTTTGAGAAATTAAAAAATACATCTCTGCCAGCAAATGTCCGAATGCAGGAACTTTCCATGGGTATGAGTGGAGACTATGAAATCGCGATAGAAGAAGGAAGCACATTAATCCGGGTAGGAAGTGCCATTTTTGGAAGCCGATAAAGTACCTGACGAAGGCTATCACTAGTATAAAACCTGCTAATGGCTATTTAGGGGCCTTCGTCTTATCTTTTTTCGGATAAGTTTGGTAAAGTAATTTTGAAAGTTGTTCCCTGATTAATTTCAGACTCTATAGCTATAACACCATTCAACTTCTCAACAGCTTCTTTGACAATATATAATCCTAAACCAGATCCTTTAGTAGCATGATTAGCCCGATAGAATCGGTCAAATATCTTCTCTAAATGCTCGGAACTAATACCCTGTCCATTATCTATTATTTCTATTATAGCCTTTTCAGAAGTTATATTTCCTCTAATCTTAATAAAGGGAGCGGATTGATTCAATTTATGGTAACGAATCGCATTTGAGATAAGATTGCTAAAGATCATATTCAGCCGTTTCGTATCGCTGCAAAATACACCCGTCTGATTAACTTCTATTATTTTTTCAATTTTTATCGCTTCTTCCAGATGACTGAGATCGGTTAGTATATCCTCAATCAGTTTTAGGAAATTAACTTCTTCCAGTTGTAGGTCCGTATTATTATTTCGTGCGTAATCAATAATATCCTGAATCAGTAAATCCATTCGTCGTAATGTCTTCTCCTGAAGATCTATATAGTGTGGCAATTGGTTTTCCTCTGTGCTCTTGTCTTTCCGCATCAAATCAATCAAACCCAGCACAGAAGCAATAGGAGAACGTAAGTCATGCGAAACTCTGTAAACCACCCCATCCATTTCAGCATTTAACTTCTGCAACTGTTCGTTGGTTGATTCTACCATTTTATTTTTCTCCTTTAACTGTAGATTGCCTGTTTCAAGCTGAACATTAGCGTGTTCCAGATCAGAGAAGGCAATAGAATATTGACGGGATAGTGCCAATGCCTGGGAGAATACAAATACTACTAATCCGATATAGAAAAAATGTCCCGTTTGTATAATAAAGCTAGTATACAATACATCATTCACTATCATCAGAAACAATATAACAAAGCCAAACAGGAAATATGTGCTTCCTACCCGCTGGTTTTTCCAGGCTTTAAAATAGACAGTAGCACCATATACAGCAATGAGAAAAATATATACCTGGAAAGGTCGAACTCCATAACTAAATATATCTGGTGGAAACAAAAGGGTTAATCCGGCAAAAACAAAACCAATCAAAACTACCCATCGGGTAACCATCCTTGAAATCTCTTTGGGAAACAGATAACGGGAATATAAAACAAAGACCAAAGGAGAGAGATACAGCGACAAAAACTCAAAATGGATAAGAGTATTCCAACTTATGTCAGCCCAGACATTAATTCCATATTCTCCTGTTGTGAGTATACGTATAGATAGAAGATTGCATAAAATAAAGAAATAAAGGGGAGAAGGATTACGACGTAAAAATATATAGAGAAACAAATGATATAGTCCAATTAACAGAAAACTCCCAACCACGAAGTAATCCAAAGTCAGATTTTGTACGCGTAAATGTTGAATATCCTTTGCCGGCCCCAGCTTGATTACATTCCAGAGTCCTCCCTTTCGATAATGAAAGTTCGACACAGGAACCAGAATTTCCAATGTATCACCTGTTGGCATAAAGGTCGCTTCAAATGGAGAAAATTCAGGAGCCATCTCAGCAAAAGAACGTCCCACTTGACCCTCCTCTCCTACTTTATGCCCATCCACATACATTTCCATGGCAGTAGAAGCAGTGAGTACTTTTATGGCCAATAGTTGTTTTTTAGCAGGCAGGATAATTTTGAGCCGATATGTGCAGTATCCATGTCCTTTTTTCCATTCACTACCAGCCACATTTGAATTCCAGACACCGGGGACAGATATATACGAAGTTATAGGAGGAATACGTGTATAAAAAGTCTCAGGAGTATAGAGCCCATTCCAATACCACTCCCATTCTCCACTCAAATCAGTAATACCATCCTCTTGCCAGTCCCACTTGCTTAAATCTAATACACCTTTTGTTGCCTGCGGATATGCATTGGCAAACACACTTCTGACAGGAAATAACAGCACACATATTCCCCAGAAGAAATGCAATATGTTATGATTATAGCTCTTTGTCACGTAAAATTTTCTATTTCCAGCAAAACTACGATAACCCAATAGTAACAGATGTATTTAGCAAGCCTCTTGTGTAGAGTCTACACAAGTACAACTATTAACTAAGCGGTAAATAGGTGTACACTCAATTATTTATATAAAAATATATGCTTGAGCATAAAACATCAAAAGCAGTCAAGATACTTCTCTCCATTAATGCAAATAACAAAACTCCGAAAGATAACGCTAGTTCCTACCCCTATTTATATACAACCTATCCTAATTAGTAACCAAAACCCTTCTTTAAAGAACCTGATTTCTCTCATTTATATGTATTTCTTTTCAAATACGTGTCTTTGAATTTACTATGATGTTTTTACCTTTGTGACACTATCCGTACATATGGCAAGCTATGACGGCATTGCCGGTTTTATTCATTCTACACATACTATTTTGACAATGGAAAAAATTAAAGTAGCCAACCCCGTCGTTGAACTGGACGGCGACGAAATGACCCGTATTATCTGGAAATTCATCAAAGACAAACTTATTCTTCCTTATCTGGATGTAGATATTAAATACTATGACTTGGGCGTTGAATATCGCGATGAGACAAATGACCAGGTTACTGTTGACGCTGCTGAAGCTATTAAGAAATATGGAGTAGGTATTAAGTGTGCTACCATTACCCCTGACGAAGCTCGTGTACAAGAATTCAACCTGAAACAAATGTGGAAGTCTCCAAACGGTACGATCCGTAACATTCTGGATGGTACTGTTTTCCGTGAGCCAATCGTTTGTACCAATGTGCCTCGTCTGGTTACTAACTGGGATTCTCCTATTGTAGTGGGTCGTCACGCATTTGGCGATCAATACCGTGCTACTGACTTTGTGGTTCCAGGAAAAGGGAAACTGACTATTAAGTTTGAAGGTGAAGATGGTAAAGTGATTGAACATACTGTGTATGACTTCAAAGGCAATGGGGTAGCGCTGGCAATGTACAACACAGATGAATCAATCCGTGGCTTTGCTCGTTCCTGCTTTAACATGGGCTTACAAAAAGGATGGCCAGTATATTTATCTACTAAAAATACCATCCTGAAAAAATATGATGGTCGTTTCAAAGATATCTTCCAGGAGATCTTCGATGCTGAATTTGCTGACAAATTCAAAGCAGCAGGTATCGTATACGAACACCGTCTGATCGATGACATGGTAGCGTCTGCACTGAAGTGGAATGGCAAGTTTGTATGGGCTTGTAAAAACTATGATGGCGACGTACAGTCTGACTCAGTAGCACAAGGTTTCGGATCTCTGGGTATGATGACATCTGTACTGATCACTCCTGATGGAAAGATTATGGAAGCAGAAGCTGCTCACGGAACGGTAACCCGTCACTATCGTGAACATCAGAAAGGTAATCCAACTTCTACAAACCCAGTAGCGTCTATCTTTGCATGGACTCGTGGTCTGGCATTCCGTGGTAAACTGGATGGTAACCAGGCTCTGATCGACTTCTGTACTGCACTGGAAGACGTATGTGTAGAAACCATAGAAAGTGGCAAAATGACGAAAGATCTTGCCATCTCTGTTTTTGGCAATAAAGTAAATCATGGCGAACACTATCTATACACAGAAGAATTTCTGGATTTACTGGATAAAAACCTTCAGGCAAAACGCAAAAAATAACATATATAGATATTCTTACAAAGAAGTACTATCCCAAACCCTGGTAAATAACCTTTACCAGGGTTTTTCTTTTACCGGAAATGTTTTCCTTTTGAACATATACATATTAATCTAAGATATTATCTTTCAACCGACTAACCCTTTATTCATTATCTATTAAAGTCTATGCGAAATAATTCTTTTGGTGCAGCCTATCTCTTTGCTGTTACTATTCTTGTGTTGATTGTTTTTGCAGTTCTTAAATATCTCCAGATTCAGGCCGGAACGCTGGTTGATTGGGTAATTGGCATTGTAGCCTTCTGGTGGCTTACAGGTATTACAACCATTCCCTGGAATATGCACTTTGCCGCTAAAGAAGTATTGGTGGATGCTCAGACATCTTCTGATAAAGGTATTGAGGTAAAGGCAGCAGACATAAGTTATGCTCAGCGTCTCTCCAAACGCTTTTTATGGGCTGCCATCTTTCTTCATATTATATCTGCGTTAGTTCTTTATTTACTAGCCTATTATGGTGTCACGGTAGTAGGTTACATGGCCTCACTGGCAGCGCTAGGACTTACTTTTGTGCGACCACTGTCTCGTTTATATGATTATGTGGTACATCGCCTGCAATCTATCCGCCATGAAATACGCTATCCGAGAGACGATGTATATGAGCTTAGTGCCAAATTAAACGAAGTAGCCAGCAAAATAACTGTATTGGAGGAAATGTTAAATCTTTCATACAGAGAATCCTGGGCCAGCAAGCAACAGGAAGAACTTGCTTATCTGACAAACAAGCTCTCTGAACTTGATAAAGAGACTGATCGTATCAAACAACAGAATGCCCGCGAGCATGAACAACTAGCACGTCGTTCGGAACAGGAAATTGCCAAACTTTCAGAGGATGCACAGTTCCTAAATCAGGTTCGGGAATTAATCCGGTTTGTAAAGGGAGCATAATTATATATAGTGTTGCGGCTATACCTTCTACCCAGTCGCAACACTTACCTCTTTTATTATTTTCCAGTTATCTTCCACCAATCGTTTATCATTCCTTTTACATCTATCTGGGTATAGACAGATACTTCCCGTTGTGTGTTTTCAGGTGGTGTTAATCGCTTTTCTTCTTTGGCCAAGTCAGGGCGGGCTACTGCTATCATTAATGCCAGATCCCAGAAAATACGTTCTTTGTCTCCGGGAGCATTGCTTAGCCAGCGGGTCACCAGGTAATCCCATACACCACCCTTTCCGGAAAGCCGTTTTGAGATTTCCTCTAGTGTAAACTTAAAATCATACAGAATATTAATTGGCATCAGATGCAAGTCAACTCCTTCTGTATTGAACAAAAAGTTAATAGCATTCAAATCATTCCGAACATTAAACTCGTCTTTGTTCCAGATCTTCTTCGTAGCATCATAATGCCCTCCCAAATTGTAACAGATTACTTTGGACATAATATCCGGAGCTAATTTCAATGCGGATGCCACATTGGTAGCGGCACCCAGACTAATAATTATCAGTTTTTCATTTGCAGGCACTCGCCGGGCAGTATGTATCATCAATTGAGTTGCCGGAGAATTTCGCCCTTCGTATTCTCCCCAAGGTTGCCCCATAATCATTTCTGATCCCAGTGGTGCCGGAATATCTATACGATTCATTAATCGAAGCAAGTCTTCATTTAATTTCTGACTTTCCTGTACTGTATTAGGAGGAGACAACTGATTATGCCACTGAGCAGAACATAATCCTTTGACTTGAAAACGTGGTTCCAGTAATGCCCTTACAATCGCATACAAATCGTCAATCTCATTGGCTGTATCTGCATCAATAATTACTGTGAGTTTCTTATCTGCTAAGGATCTGGACCAGGAAGTTGCAGTGGTACCTGCAATGAGGAAAGTAAGTAGCTGAGTAAAGGTGCGGCGTTTCATATAAAGGAATGTTTTAGGTATTACAGTTGTATAGTAATCAATGCCGAAAATATTATTTTGGTCAGTTCGATGTAAAAATTGCCTGTTTCACTGTTATAAAAAAGTAAAGCTACAGCAAAATCTTTAGTTTTATCGCCATGAAAAATTACCACCTGCAAACAGGCGTCATCCTTTCTATCTTCATTGCTGCCTTAACCTCGGTACCTCGTATTATACGCATTGATCTGGATAATTATAACAATGTTGTATGGAGTTTTTTTTACAACTTTGTTTATTGTATGTTCTGCTGGGTAATCTTACA
This genomic stretch from Xanthocytophaga agilis harbors:
- a CDS encoding YggS family pyridoxal phosphate-dependent enzyme, with the translated sequence MSIHENIAAIEKQLQHTHCQLIAVTKTKPVEMLKEAYDAGCKQFGENRVQEMQEKQPLLPSDIQWHLIGHLQTNKVKYIAPFVALIHSVDSLKLLEEIDKQAAKNNRTINCLLQLFIAQEETKFGLSFEEAEELISSGSIESLKHTQIVGLMGMATFTEDQNQIRQEFRSLKQFFEKLKNTSLPANVRMQELSMGMSGDYEIAIEEGSTLIRVGSAIFGSR
- a CDS encoding sensor histidine kinase → MTKSYNHNILHFFWGICVLLFPVRSVFANAYPQATKGVLDLSKWDWQEDGITDLSGEWEWYWNGLYTPETFYTRIPPITSYISVPGVWNSNVAGSEWKKGHGYCTYRLKIILPAKKQLLAIKVLTASTAMEMYVDGHKVGEEGQVGRSFAEMAPEFSPFEATFMPTGDTLEILVPVSNFHYRKGGLWNVIKLGPAKDIQHLRVQNLTLDYFVVGSFLLIGLYHLFLYIFLRRNPSPLYFFILCNLLSIRILTTGEYGINVWADISWNTLIHFEFLSLYLSPLVFVLYSRYLFPKEISRMVTRWVVLIGFVFAGLTLLFPPDIFSYGVRPFQVYIFLIAVYGATVYFKAWKNQRVGSTYFLFGFVILFLMIVNDVLYTSFIIQTGHFFYIGLVVFVFSQALALSRQYSIAFSDLEHANVQLETGNLQLKEKNKMVESTNEQLQKLNAEMDGVVYRVSHDLRSPIASVLGLIDLMRKDKSTEENQLPHYIDLQEKTLRRMDLLIQDIIDYARNNNTDLQLEEVNFLKLIEDILTDLSHLEEAIKIEKIIEVNQTGVFCSDTKRLNMIFSNLISNAIRYHKLNQSAPFIKIRGNITSEKAIIEIIDNGQGISSEHLEKIFDRFYRANHATKGSGLGLYIVKEAVEKLNGVIAIESEINQGTTFKITLPNLSEKR
- a CDS encoding NADP-dependent isocitrate dehydrogenase, with the translated sequence MEKIKVANPVVELDGDEMTRIIWKFIKDKLILPYLDVDIKYYDLGVEYRDETNDQVTVDAAEAIKKYGVGIKCATITPDEARVQEFNLKQMWKSPNGTIRNILDGTVFREPIVCTNVPRLVTNWDSPIVVGRHAFGDQYRATDFVVPGKGKLTIKFEGEDGKVIEHTVYDFKGNGVALAMYNTDESIRGFARSCFNMGLQKGWPVYLSTKNTILKKYDGRFKDIFQEIFDAEFADKFKAAGIVYEHRLIDDMVASALKWNGKFVWACKNYDGDVQSDSVAQGFGSLGMMTSVLITPDGKIMEAEAAHGTVTRHYREHQKGNPTSTNPVASIFAWTRGLAFRGKLDGNQALIDFCTALEDVCVETIESGKMTKDLAISVFGNKVNHGEHYLYTEEFLDLLDKNLQAKRKK
- a CDS encoding nucleoside hydrolase, whose protein sequence is MKRRTFTQLLTFLIAGTTATSWSRSLADKKLTVIIDADTANEIDDLYAIVRALLEPRFQVKGLCSAQWHNQLSPPNTVQESQKLNEDLLRLMNRIDIPAPLGSEMIMGQPWGEYEGRNSPATQLMIHTARRVPANEKLIIISLGAATNVASALKLAPDIMSKVICYNLGGHYDATKKIWNKDEFNVRNDLNAINFLFNTEGVDLHLMPINILYDFKFTLEEISKRLSGKGGVWDYLVTRWLSNAPGDKERIFWDLALMIAVARPDLAKEEKRLTPPENTQREVSVYTQIDVKGMINDWWKITGK